In Polyangiaceae bacterium, the genomic window GCGATCCAGGTTCGCCAGGCCCACGTAGGCGAGCGCCGCCGCCAGGCGCCGGGCCTGGTCGAACTTCCGGCCGTCGCCGAAGCCCATGCTCGTGGAGGTGTCCACGATGAAGTAGATGCTGAGGTCTTCTTCCTCCTCGTACAGGCGCACGAGCAGGCGGCCGAAACGCTGGTAGATGTTCCAGTCCACGCTGCGGAAGTCGTCACCCGCGGTGTAGTCGCGGTGATCGGCGAACTCGATGCCGCTGCCCTTCTTCTTGGTGCGGCGATCGGCGCGCTGACGCCCGGCGAACACGCGGCGGCTGACGATTGCCAGCGTCTCGAGCTTCTTCTGGAAGTCGTCGTCGAAGAGGTCCGCCTTCTCCGGCTTCTGCATGCCGAAGCGCCGCGACACCGGTCCCAGACGCCGGGAGACCGGCGCGGCCGCGCGCTTGAAGACGTCCAGGACTCCCATGCCGGCTCAGGTCTTGGCTTCGGGAAGCTCTTCGAGGATCTCCCGGATGCAGTCGTCCGTCTTCACGCCCTCCGCTTCGCCCTCGAAGTTGAGCAGCATGCGGTGGCGCAGAGCCGGGGCCGCGCTCGCCTTCACGTCGTCCACGCTGGCCGCGAAGCGCCCCTCGAACAGCGCGCGGATCTTGGCCGCCAGGAGCACCGCCTGTGCGCCGCGGGGCGAGGCCCCCACGCGGGCGAAGCGCCGCACCTTTTCCGGCGCGTCCGGACCGTCCGGGTGCGTGGCCTGGAGCAGGCGCACCGCGTAGTCCTGCACGTGGCGCGCGACGGGCACGGTGCGCACCAGCTTCTGCATGCCCAAGATGTCCTCGGCGCTCACCACCGGCTCGACCTTCGCGACGTACTCCGTGGTCGTGCGCTCGATGATGCTGTGCAGCTCCTCACGGCTGGGGAACGGCACTTGAAGCTTGAAGAAGAACCGGTCGAGCTGCGCCTCCGGCAAGGGGTAGGTGCCCTCCATCT contains:
- a CDS encoding MoxR family ATPase — encoded protein: MSEEEAKADIEKFRQKIGALREEIARVIVGHREVVDGVITCMLAGSHALLEGVPGLGKTMLVRTLAESVGLNFTRIQFTPDLMPADIIGTTVIEESSSGKHIFEFRKGPVFANIVLADEINRATPKTQSALLEAMQEHRVTVGRTTYTIEEPYFVLATQNPLEMEGTYPLPEAQLDRFFFKLQVPFPSREELHSIIERTTTEYVAKVEPVVSAEDILGMQKLVRTVPVARHVQDYAVRLLQATHPDGPDAPEKVRRFARVGASPRGAQAVLLAAKIRALFEGRFAASVDDVKASAAPALRHRMLLNFEGEAEGVKTDDCIREILEELPEAKT